The genomic DNA CCAAAAAGGGGAGGTAATCTCCCCTTCTCTTACTTCCCTGTAAAATGAGGTTTTCTCTTTTCAGCAAATGCAGCTACCCCTTCACGGAAATCATCTGTTGTTCTTAACAGTCCGTATGCTTTTCCTTCAATATCTAGTCCAGCACTTAGCGGCGATTCCTCTGCTGCATTTAACACCGCTTTACATACCTTTTGAGCAAGCGGTGAAAATCTCACTAGCTCCTCGGCTAATAATTCCACTTCTTTATCTAATTCCTCTTTAGACACCACTTTTGTTACTAATCCCCATTGATAGGCCTCATCAGCTGGAATTCTTCTGGCTCTCATAATCATGTCTTTGGCTCTAGTCAATCCTACCGCTCTTGCTACACGTTGGGTTCCACCGCTTCCTGGGATCATACCAAGATTCATTTCAGGTAATGCCATAAGCGTATCATCTGCTGCTATTCTAAAATCACAGGCCATGGCAATTTCAAATCCCACTCCAAATGTGTATCCTTGTAATTGAGCAATAACGGGCTTTGGTGAACGTTCCGGGGCTGCAACATGAACCGCGAGATGTGATAATTCTTCCTGATGTGTTTCCATAAATTCAGGAATACTTCCTCCTGCGCTAAATGCTTGAGTCCCTTCACCCTTAATAATAATCACGCGAACTTCATCATCTTGATCTAGTTCCTTAAATATTTCAGCAAATTGGGCTCTTGCCAGCATACTGATATAGTTCATTTTTTCTGGACGATCAAACACAATGGTTGCCGTTTGCTTCTCTATATTTTTCTCTACTCTAATATGATCATATTTTTTTGCAGTTTCTACCATTATGATTTCCCCTCTCTTTTAACCTACTAAATTATTATCTTTCTGAAAGACTTCAAACTCGCCTTCTCTTAATTTACGTCGTAGGATTTTTCCTACTGGACTCTTTGGAACTTGCTTGATAAACACATATTTTCTTGGTCGTTTAAAATTTGATAATTTCGGATTATTTTTACAAAATTCATCTAACTCTTGCACGGTTACAGTTCCATCCTTCGGAACAATGAATGCGGTTACAATTTGACCCCAACGATCATCATCTTCACCAGCTACCGCAACTTCGTAAACCTTCGGATGCTTTGAAAGGACATCTTCCACTTCTAGTGGATGGATATTTTCTCCGCCTGAAATGATCATGTCATCGACTCGGCCTACTACATATAAGTCACCATCATCATCCATGACACCTAGATCACCAGTAAAATACCAGCCCTCACGAATCGCCTTCTTCGTGGCATCCGGTCTGTTCCAATATCCTTTGAAGCTTTCGATCGAATCAAGAGAAACAATAATCTCCCCAATCTCTCCTTTTCCAATCTGGTCCTCAGGTGTAGAATTCGCCTCCGCATCTGCTGTCACTAAGCGAATCCGTTGATGAAATCCTGGTTTCCCGGCGCATCCGGGTTTCTCAGCCACATTTGGGCAAATAGAGAAGGTATAGATTTCTGTGCTACCATAGTGATTAACAAATACATCTGGCTTTAATAGCTCGACACATTTTTCCGTTAAGGCGGTGGTCATCGATGCACCTGCATACCCGATTTTCTTTAACCTCTGAAGATTGTATTGGTGAAAATCCTTGTGATTCAGCATATCGTGAAAGAGAGTAGGAACTAAATACACACAGGTAATTTCTTCATAGCTTAAGATTTCTAGTGCCTCTTTTGCATCAAAATCAGGTAAAGCCACATATTTCCCATTTAAAAAGGCGATCGATAGAAGAGATCTCATCCCCATCGTGTGGTAAAGGGGCATCGTACCAAGTGTGCTCTCATTATCCTCGTATTTATTTTGTATAATGTGAGCAACCGCTGCCGAATACTCATTTTTATTGCTTCTTGGTACTCCTTTTGGTTTCCCGGTTGTCCCTGATGTATACAGCATAAGAGCGATATCATCATCATGGATTTCTGGTTTAACAAAGGTTTCAGGACTTCTCTGAACGAGCTCATCATAGTAAATATCTGCCCCTTCTACTTCTCCGACCCCTAATAAAATGGGTTTTGTATGAAAGGTTGCTTTTAATACCGAAGTTTCACTTGCCTTTTCATAGATCACTGCCTTAGATTCGGAATCATTTACGCAATATTCCACTTCTTTTGCCGATAATCTGAAATTGATTGGGGTGTAAACAGCCCCTAAGGACTGGATGGCCCAATATAGGATGACATTCTCAAGGCGGTTTTTTAATAAAAGCGTGACCCGATCATTTTTTTGAATTCCGATTCTTTGTAAAGAAGCTGCTACTTTCATAATTTCTTTGTCTAATTGGTTATAGGTGTAGCGTCTACTCCCTTCAACAACTGCAACCCGATTCGGATGCCTTTCCACCGCAAAATTAAAAATCGTTGAAAGATTCATTCATGCAACTCCCTTCAAACATTTAGATGTTTATTTTTTGATCCTCTACTGTTTTTTCAATCGCTTTTACAATGCCGTCATAACCAGTACATCGGCAGAGATGCCCAGACAGCATGTCTTGAATATCTTTTTTACATGGGGTTGAATGTTTCTTCAAATAATCTGTAGTGGACATTAAGATTCCAGGTGTACAAAATCCACATTGTAATCCATGGCATTGGACAAAGTTCTTTTGTAAGGGATTGAGCTGACCGTTCTGCGCTAAGCCTTCCACGGTTTGCATCTCTTGGCCATCCACTTGAACAGCAAACATTAAACAGCTTCTAACAGCCGAATCATTCACAATGACCGTACAGGCTCCACAAACACCATGTTCACAACCTACATGTGTTCCGGTCAATCCACAGGTTTCTCGCAAGAAGTCACTTAGTAACATTCTGGATTCGACTTCTTCTTTGTATGTTTTTCCGTTAATTTTCACTTCCACTTCATGAACCGTCATGGTCATCAC from Robertmurraya sp. FSL R5-0851 includes the following:
- a CDS encoding (2Fe-2S)-binding protein, coding for MTVHEVEVKINGKTYKEEVESRMLLSDFLRETCGLTGTHVGCEHGVCGACTVIVNDSAVRSCLMFAVQVDGQEMQTVEGLAQNGQLNPLQKNFVQCHGLQCGFCTPGILMSTTDYLKKHSTPCKKDIQDMLSGHLCRCTGYDGIVKAIEKTVEDQKINI
- a CDS encoding enoyl-CoA hydratase/isomerase family protein, which translates into the protein MVETAKKYDHIRVEKNIEKQTATIVFDRPEKMNYISMLARAQFAEIFKELDQDDEVRVIIIKGEGTQAFSAGGSIPEFMETHQEELSHLAVHVAAPERSPKPVIAQLQGYTFGVGFEIAMACDFRIAADDTLMALPEMNLGMIPGSGGTQRVARAVGLTRAKDMIMRARRIPADEAYQWGLVTKVVSKEELDKEVELLAEELVRFSPLAQKVCKAVLNAAEESPLSAGLDIEGKAYGLLRTTDDFREGVAAFAEKRKPHFTGK
- a CDS encoding class I adenylate-forming enzyme family protein, translated to MNLSTIFNFAVERHPNRVAVVEGSRRYTYNQLDKEIMKVAASLQRIGIQKNDRVTLLLKNRLENVILYWAIQSLGAVYTPINFRLSAKEVEYCVNDSESKAVIYEKASETSVLKATFHTKPILLGVGEVEGADIYYDELVQRSPETFVKPEIHDDDIALMLYTSGTTGKPKGVPRSNKNEYSAAVAHIIQNKYEDNESTLGTMPLYHTMGMRSLLSIAFLNGKYVALPDFDAKEALEILSYEEITCVYLVPTLFHDMLNHKDFHQYNLQRLKKIGYAGASMTTALTEKCVELLKPDVFVNHYGSTEIYTFSICPNVAEKPGCAGKPGFHQRIRLVTADAEANSTPEDQIGKGEIGEIIVSLDSIESFKGYWNRPDATKKAIREGWYFTGDLGVMDDDGDLYVVGRVDDMIISGGENIHPLEVEDVLSKHPKVYEVAVAGEDDDRWGQIVTAFIVPKDGTVTVQELDEFCKNNPKLSNFKRPRKYVFIKQVPKSPVGKILRRKLREGEFEVFQKDNNLVG